In Sphingobacterium sp. SYP-B4668, the sequence ATTCCTACTAGTCAATATCCAACGCCGGCAAAGCGTCCAAAGTACTCCTTGCTAGATAAATCGAAGATAAAACGTACTTTTAATATAAAAGTTCCAGATTGGAGAGATAGTTTGGCGGTGATGTTAAGCAAATTATTGTAATAAGACGGTAACATATTAGCCAAAGGCCTTAGCGTTATAAGTTTAAATACTAATATCTAAATACTAATATCTAAAAACATGAAAGGAATAATATTAGCTGGAGGATCGGGTACACGACTACACCCTCTAACATTGGCCGTGTCCAAGCAGTTGATGCCAGTATACGATAAGCCTATGATATATTACCCCCTGTCTACTTTAATGTTGGCAGGGATTAATGAGATATTGATTATTTCTACACCACAGGACTTGCCCAATTTTGAAAAGTTGTTGGGAGATGGCTCGCATTTAGGTTGCAAGTTTTCTTACAAAGAGCAACCGAGCCCGGATGGATTAGCACAGGCCTTTATCTTGGGTGAGGAGTTTATCGGTGATGATAAGGTAGCTCTAATCTTGGGTGATAATATATTCTACGGATCAGGTATGTCCAAGCTATTGCAGTCATCGGCAAACCCCGAGGGAGGAATGGTATTCGCTTACCCAGTAAACGATCCGGAACGCTATGGTGTGGTAGAATTTGATATGGTTAATAACGTAGTTTCCATAGAAGAGAAACCCGCTCAACCAAAGTCAAATTATGCTGTACCGGGTTTGTATTTCTACGATAATGATGTTGTGAAAATAGCGAAAAGCATCAAGCCTTCACGTAGGGGTGAGTTGGAGATTACCGACATCAATAAGGAATACCTTAAAAGAGGCAAACTTAAAGTGGGTGTATTCGATCGGGGAACCGCTTGGTTGGATACCGGGACTATTCAGTCACTGATGCAGGCTGGCCATTTCGTACAGGTCATCGAAGAGCGACAAGGGATGAAAATCGGTGCAATAGAGGAAGTTGCCTTTCGAATGGGGTATATAGATAAGCAACAGTTGAATCTTGTAGCACAGCCCCTTATAAAATCAGGTTATGGTGAGTATTTGATAAAAGTTTGTGAATTGTAGTTGTATGAAAAGGAATCTAATGATATTTGGAACAAGGCCAGAGGCAATAAAGATGGCACCATTGATAAAGGAGTTTATAAAGAAAACGGAGGAGTTTGATACTAAAGTTTGTGTTACAGCCCAACATCGCCAAATGTTGGACCAGGTTTTGGATTTTTTTGAGATAACGCCTGACTATGATTTGGATCTTATGAAACCCGATCAGGATTTATATTCTTTGACGGCGGATATTATCACAAAATTGAAACCAGTTTTAAACGAATTTAGACCTGATTATGTCTATGTGCATGGAGATACCACTACTTCTATGGCTGCCAGTATAGCAGCATTCTACTCGGGTGCAAAGATATGTCATATTGAAGCTGGACTAAGGACAAATAATAAAAGATCTCCTTTCCCTGAGGAGATTAATCGACAAATTACCGGTCGAATTGCGGATTTTCATTTTGCACCTACTGATGCTTCTCGAAATAATCTTCTGCGTGAGAATGTTAATGTCAATGATATTTTGGTAACTGGTAATACTGTAATCGATGCGCTAGTCGAAAGCGTAACTAAAGTTAATACCTTACAAAATGATGAGATTAATCAATTAAAAAATACTATCGATCGAAGTAGGAAAATTATACTAGTTACTGGACATAGACGTGAAAATCATGGAAAAGGTTTTGTTAACATTTGCGTCGCCCTTAAAGAAATTGCTCATGAGCATACAGATGTACAAATTATATATCCTGTACATCTAAATCCAAATGTTAAGGGGCCAGTTTATGAGATTTTATCTGGAATTCAGAATATTAATTTGATTGAACCTCTTTCTTATCCTGCGTTTGTATGGTTGATGGATCAGGCGTATTTGATTATCACCGATTCCGGTGGTGTTCAAGAAGAGGCTCCAAGTTTGGGCAAACCTGTGCTGGTAATGCGAGATTCAACGGAGCGACCTGAAGCGGTAGCCGCTGGTACTGTTATATTGGTCGGCACTGATAAAGAGAGAATAGTGGACGAAACACGATTACTGTTAGTTGATACAACGAGATATGAAAAAATGAGTGGATTGCATAACCCTTATGGAGACGGAAAGGCTAGTTATAGAATTGTTGAATTTATGGCCCGGCAAAATTAAAAATGGCTGGGAGAGTAAGTTTAATGAGAGAAACTCTCATCTATACCGTAGGTAGTTTTGGCTCAAAGATATTATCATTCCTATTAGTTCCGCTCTACACTTTTTATCTTACAAAATCAGAAATGGGAGAATATGATCTTTTTATGACCTCTATAGCTTTGTTTGTACCAATAGTGTCATTACAATTGTCGGATGCTGTTTATAGGTGGTTGGTAGAAATTGACGAGGAAGAAACTAGAGAAAGGATGTTGCCTACAGTTTTTACGAGCTCTTTCTTGTTGTTGCTGATTACGTATGCTGTGTTTAGTTTAGGCTTTATAGGCTATTGTCAACTCTTCGGTATGAACAATGCTGTGGTATTTTTAATATTGCTTATGTTAAGTTCAATGCTTCCATTTCTTCAGAGTGTTTTACGAGGATTAGGAAAAACAAAGGAATTTGCTATAAGTGGATTGGTTACTACATTGTTGATTGTTGGACTGAATATTATCTTATTTCTATTTTTTACGGTGTCGGTAAAAGG encodes:
- the rfbA gene encoding glucose-1-phosphate thymidylyltransferase RfbA; this encodes MKGIILAGGSGTRLHPLTLAVSKQLMPVYDKPMIYYPLSTLMLAGINEILIISTPQDLPNFEKLLGDGSHLGCKFSYKEQPSPDGLAQAFILGEEFIGDDKVALILGDNIFYGSGMSKLLQSSANPEGGMVFAYPVNDPERYGVVEFDMVNNVVSIEEKPAQPKSNYAVPGLYFYDNDVVKIAKSIKPSRRGELEITDINKEYLKRGKLKVGVFDRGTAWLDTGTIQSLMQAGHFVQVIEERQGMKIGAIEEVAFRMGYIDKQQLNLVAQPLIKSGYGEYLIKVCEL
- the wecB gene encoding non-hydrolyzing UDP-N-acetylglucosamine 2-epimerase, with product MIFGTRPEAIKMAPLIKEFIKKTEEFDTKVCVTAQHRQMLDQVLDFFEITPDYDLDLMKPDQDLYSLTADIITKLKPVLNEFRPDYVYVHGDTTTSMAASIAAFYSGAKICHIEAGLRTNNKRSPFPEEINRQITGRIADFHFAPTDASRNNLLRENVNVNDILVTGNTVIDALVESVTKVNTLQNDEINQLKNTIDRSRKIILVTGHRRENHGKGFVNICVALKEIAHEHTDVQIIYPVHLNPNVKGPVYEILSGIQNINLIEPLSYPAFVWLMDQAYLIITDSGGVQEEAPSLGKPVLVMRDSTERPEAVAAGTVILVGTDKERIVDETRLLLVDTTRYEKMSGLHNPYGDGKASYRIVEFMARQN